The Halichoerus grypus chromosome 15, mHalGry1.hap1.1, whole genome shotgun sequence genome includes a window with the following:
- the COX4I1 gene encoding cytochrome c oxidase subunit 4 isoform 1, mitochondrial, with protein sequence MLATRVFSLIGKRAVSTSVCVRAHGSVVKSEDYALPSYVDRRDYPLPDVAHVKNLSASQKALKEKEKAPWSSLSIDEKVELYRMKFNESFAEMNRSTNEWKTVVGTAMFFLGFTALILIWEKRYVYGPVPHTFEEDWVAKQTKRMLDMKVSPIQGFSAKWDYDKNEWKK encoded by the exons ATGTTGGCTACCAGAGTGTTTAGCCTAATTGGCAAGCGAGCAGTTTCCACCTCAGTGTGTGTACGAGCACATG GAAGCGTCGTGAAGAGTGAAGACTATGCTCTCCCGAGTTATGTCGACCGGCGTGACTATCCCCTGCCCGATGTGGCCCACGTCAAGAACCTCTCTGCTAGCCAGAAGGCcttgaaagagaaggagaaggctCCCTGGAGCAGTCTCTCCATTGATGAAAAAGTTGAAT TGTACCGCATGAAGTTCAACGAGAGCTTTGCTGAAATGAACAGGAGCACGAATGAATGGAAGACGGTTGTGGGCACCGCCATGTTCTTCCTCGGCTTCACTGCTCTCATTCTGATTTGGGAGAAGCGCTatg TGTACGGCCCCGTCCCGCACACCTTTGAAGAGGACTGGGTGGCCAAGCAGACCAAGAGGATGCTCGACATGAAGGTCAGCCCAATTCAGGGCTTCTCAGCCAAGTGGGACTACGACAAGAACGAGTGGAAGAAATAG